One Methanococcus aeolicus Nankai-3 DNA segment encodes these proteins:
- a CDS encoding isopentenyl phosphate kinase, producing MLAILKLGGSILCDKNTPFSVKTDDLKRMSLEIKKAIEYYKNKGEILNLIIVHGGGSFGHPVAKKYIKTNENGEKVFFNMEKGFWDIQNAMRKFNNIVIEELHQQEVPAVSIQPSSFILFDEKGELHFDTYAIEGMLKRNLIPVIHGDIVLKGENNYKIFSGDHALPYLSKKLNPDLSLHASDVDGVYDLDKKTIKKINSDNINDVLKCLKPSNKQDITGGMYLKVMECYNLGIKTIIFNGSKKDNIYKSLIGEVNGTKIN from the coding sequence ATGTTGGCCATTTTAAAACTTGGAGGGAGCATATTATGCGATAAAAATACTCCTTTTTCAGTAAAAACAGATGATTTAAAAAGAATGTCCTTAGAGATAAAAAAGGCAATTGAATATTATAAAAATAAAGGAGAGATATTAAATTTAATAATCGTTCATGGCGGCGGTTCATTTGGACATCCTGTTGCAAAAAAATACATTAAAACAAATGAAAATGGAGAAAAAGTATTTTTTAACATGGAAAAAGGATTTTGGGATATTCAAAATGCCATGCGAAAATTTAATAATATTGTTATTGAGGAGCTCCATCAACAAGAAGTCCCTGCTGTATCAATTCAACCTTCTTCATTTATATTATTTGATGAGAAGGGGGAGCTCCACTTTGATACCTATGCAATAGAAGGAATGTTAAAAAGAAATTTAATTCCTGTTATACACGGCGATATTGTGTTGAAGGGAGAAAATAACTATAAAATATTTTCCGGGGACCATGCCCTACCATATTTATCAAAAAAATTAAATCCTGATTTAAGCCTACATGCCTCCGATGTAGATGGCGTTTATGATTTGGATAAAAAAACAATAAAAAAAATTAATTCAGATAATATAAACGATGTTTTAAAATGTTTAAAACCATCAAATAAACAGGACATTACAGGGGGGATGTATTTAAAAGTAATGGAATGTTATAATTTAGGCATAAAAACCATAATATTTAA